ttaaaaataaaaatatatataaaaaaataaaaaaaaaaaaggtcgcGAGTCGAAACAGAGAGGATTGAGCTCAGGTCGAGCATAGCAAGCTCTAATTCCCTCCTACTAGCTACCTTTTTGTGAATTGGCTTCATTGATCATTCTTCAGGAGAAAGGTcaattacccaaaaaaaattgagaacaCTGCTTGGACACGGTTTCTATCCCCAGTTGGTCTTTTccggaaaaataaaaaacaacttccttgtgatattgtatatgagcaaattattttcatatgagaaaatgaatagcaatttttctttcattgtttttaaaaatacggTCATTTTATCCCCCATGTGTTtcttaaaaatgaagcaatttacctccctgttaCTGTACCCTTAAGGAGCTAAATTGCttcgttttaaaaaaatacagggggaaattgtattattttttcgtAGAgagataatttactattttacaatGTCACAtgattgctattatttttttgtaagaggataatttgtttgtttttaatatcacatgtaagtaaattgcattaaagcACCGTCCACACAATATCACATGTTTGGAACTTTATGTAATCTAGATGAGTGTTTTCTTTGCTGTGTTGTCAAAGCACCGTCCACACAATATCAATCCTATTGTGCAATTTGGAGCTGATTGCCGCTGACTTTTCTACTCTAACAACTCTTTTGTTTGGGCTTCAAGTGATCAGCAACAGACGGAAGTCATAGAAGAATCAACGACTCTGACTCAAGATTCGGCTTTGTGGTGTAACTGTGTAGCATAATTTCCACATCCCTGTTGTGCTGTTGGAGAGATGTGTGCAGTCATGAAAACAAGCTTTAGATGGATTAGGAACTAACCAAGAAAATGGCAACTGATCATCGTTTCTTGCTTGTTTTTCTGATCATCTGCAGCGCCTCAACGCTCTTGCAAGCTGCAGAGATAAAAGCAGAAGCATCAGGTGATTGCCAAAGGAAATGTGGTGATATAGAAGTTCCTTATCCATTTGGCATGAGCAAGGGATGCTACCTCGATGAAACATTCAGAATCATTTGCAATGAGTCAACTGGTTCTGCTTCTCTAGCTTTGTTAGACTGGGAGGTAGAGAGCATCAATATCTCAATGCACACGCTGCGACACAAGAATTTCAGAGGTGTAACGATTCCGTTTAATGGATCAGGAGGGCcttatgtttctttcttcccACTGGTTGTACGGCAGCATTACAGTATACCCAAGGCCATGAATCAGTTTGTCGCAATGGGGTGTGATATTGTTGTCTACCTTATTGATGAAGACACCAGCAAGGTCCAGGGATCGTGCTCGTCTCTTTGCAACCCCAACGAGACAGTCCCTGTGCAGCTTTCTTCTTGTTCCGGCCTGTTTTGCTGCGAGATAAGTTTCCCAGAAACTCTAAGATATTTGTCTGTAAGGGTACACAGAACGGATTACATGACAAAAGCCTGGGAAAATCAATGTGGTTTCTTCACTTTTGTGGAGAAGGATTTCCTTAGCTTCAATAACATGAAATTCTCTACATGTAATGAAAGCTATGTTGTCCCGATGATACATGAATGGGCAGTTGGTAATACAGGCTGCAATGAAGCAAGGGAAAGCATAGATGAATATGTGTGTGGCCAGAATACTCATTGCATTGACTATTATCCAGCTCAGGGATACAGATGCAAATGCAACAACGGCTACCGAGGCAACCCTTATCTCCATCAAGGCTGCCAGGGTAATATATAACACTAATGCATTTATTTCTCACACGCAACATTAAAACGATCAGTAATTACATGTTTGCTAATTCGAATTCTACGTGCAGACATTGATGAGTGTTCCAATCGGGAAGATAACAACTGCCCCGTGAAAACTCATTGTGTTAACACAGAAGGCAGTTACTTCTGTTTGCCTAATCGTACACGTATGCTTGAACTGCTGATCCCATTAGGTAATTTAAATCCTTCTAGCTTGTAATGTTTCTTGGAGTTGGGCTAATAACACTGAATAGTCGTTGCAACAACAGGAACCGGCCTCGGTGTTGGTCTTCTAATATTAGTTGCCACTGGTATCTGGACTTGGAGAAAgcttaaacaaataaatgaaagaaaaatgaagcagaaatTTTTCAGGAGAAATGGGGGTCTACTACTGCAACAGCAGGTATTCTCAACCTGGGGAAGTGCACTACTTGAATTGACACTTTTCAAGATTGAGGAGCTGGAGAAGGCCACAGACAACTTCAGCAGAAGTCGTGTTCTAGGGAAAGGAGGACTTGGCACCGTCTACAAGGGAATGTTATCAGACGGAAGAATAGTTGCCGTAAAGAAGGCTAACATAATCGCTGACAGTCAACAAGTTCAGTCATTCATAAATGAGGTTTCCATCCTGTCACAAATCAACCACAGGCACATAGTCAAGTTACTGGGCTGTTGTTTAGAAACTGAAGTTCCGTTGCTCGTTTATGAATACATATCTAACGGCACCCTGTCGCATCACCTTCATGATGAGCCTAACAGCTCCTTATTTTCTTGGGAGAATCGGCTACGCATTGCTGCTGAAGTTGCAGGGGCGCTAGCTTACATGCACTCCTATGCTTCAACAGCCATATTCCACAGAGATGTAAAGTCGAGCAACATATTATTAGACGAAAATTACAAGGCTGTAGTATCTGACTTTGGACTCTCAAGATCAGTACCCATTGACAAAACTCACTTGACAACATTGGTAGGAGGCACATTTGGTTATCTGGACCCTGAGTACTTCAGGTCGGGAAAACTAAACGAAAAGAGCGATGTTTATGCTTTTGGGGTCGTTCTTGCTGAAATCCTTACAGGACAAAAGGCCGTCTCCAACGAAGATGATGAGGGATTGGCGTTTCGCTTTCGATCAGCAGTTAAGGACGATAATTTGTTTCACATTTTGGATAAAGTAGTGGTTTCTGAAGGTAAGGAGGAGGAAATTCTTCCACTGGCTAAGCTAGCTAAgagatgtttgaaaataaaagcgCATAATAGACCAAGTATGAAAGAAGTGGCAGCAGAACTCGATCAACTGAGAAAGACAAAGGAGGTTCCTGGACATCAAGAGAGCTTATGGAGAAAGTACAGTTCGGTGAATGAGAACTGCCACAGGTTTAGCATTGGTTCTGAAGCAGAGGATGATCATCTTCTTCCCATTTCATTCTAGGCCTGCTAGAAAGTATCACCAGGTAGTAAAAGTTTAGGCCAAATTACATGGTGAAAGtgtaaaatattacattagttatcaaattatatatattatttttgtttggagtttcaatttaaaaatggtttgggttaaatacaatttaccccatGTGACATgtgaaatgaataaaaaaatttcactaaaaaaatattagcaaattacgTTCTGtgttttgaataattaaataatttatcgctctattaataatttttttaatgggttttttttgcttatttcacatatcataagggggtaaattatattttttgcttttaaatataaagagttagtttaattgatattatagtatatatttcaTCATCAAATTAAGTGCTAACTTGTGTCAGATCGAAgtgtgtaataaaattatgcttTGCAGCCAATGAATTAAGCTAATTATGTTACACCACATGCAACATATACATGTATGCTGATCAAATCAAGTCAAATAATTGGGTATTATCCATTTCTTATTCAATATTTACAACTTAATTTCCATGTTGTATTTgctattattatatgaataaaatacattttatcatCCGAACTTTGttcatttttacacttttttattaaaacttttttggtgtcaactttttttttttcacaaaaaccACCTAAAGGTAGGGGGAAGCTTTTTAGAGTCCCCagtccttctatattaaaatgcCCAAGAATAGTTACAGCAAGGAGAGCTACCTccctaaaatttttagaatagccacaaacaaggagtactactcccttacaaatagagcaacgttaaacaaggagtactactcctttaCAACAAAAGATACGAGCAGGTGTActaagaaaaattatggcgAGTCAAATTGTTATCCCACCACATCGTGGATCGCACAACACCTGCAATAAATCTGTACAAAAGAGTCAAGCCAGAATGTATGTAATGTTccaaaagataaataaatgaacattAGTATTAGCATGGAGATCATGTTTGTATGGCTTGTAGCCGTTGAACCTGTGAAAGGAGTTCATAAGacctgcaaatgatataacaACAAACAACCAGATAAACGAGCACAACAGAGTGACAAAATCAGAAGGTATTCAGACAAACATTGGCCATAACATCAACCATATGAACGAGTAACCTCCAAGGAATCCATACAGGTATAATCACATAAATAGTACAAAAAAGGCTCAGATAGGACAACAAGTGTCGACAAAGAACCAATCAGTAATGAAGTACCCCTAATTttatggaaaatattttaactgaaATTAGAGGTACTAGTACTTCTGATTCTAATGGCAGGGAAGGAGCATGCGTCAAGTCTAATCAAACCTTTAGAAATACCTGTGATATTATTAGGAGATAGAATAGTGAGATGTTGATCGAGACATGCTTGGTTAGGAAAATAATCGGCCACTTGGTTACCCTCTCTAAAAGTATGTGATATCTTGAACTCAGTTTAGGATAgaagatttttaatttgttgcagTAGAT
The window above is part of the Sesamum indicum cultivar Zhongzhi No. 13 linkage group LG2, S_indicum_v1.0, whole genome shotgun sequence genome. Proteins encoded here:
- the LOC105155839 gene encoding wall-associated receptor kinase 5-like, which translates into the protein MATDHRFLLVFLIICSASTLLQAAEIKAEASGDCQRKCGDIEVPYPFGMSKGCYLDETFRIICNESTGSASLALLDWEVESINISMHTLRHKNFRGVTIPFNGSGGPYVSFFPLVVRQHYSIPKAMNQFVAMGCDIVVYLIDEDTSKVQGSCSSLCNPNETVPVQLSSCSGLFCCEISFPETLRYLSVRVHRTDYMTKAWENQCGFFTFVEKDFLSFNNMKFSTCNESYVVPMIHEWAVGNTGCNEARESIDEYVCGQNTHCIDYYPAQGYRCKCNNGYRGNPYLHQGCQDIDECSNREDNNCPVKTHCVNTEGSYFCLPNRTRMLELLIPLGTGLGVGLLILVATGIWTWRKLKQINERKMKQKFFRRNGGLLLQQQVFSTWGSALLELTLFKIEELEKATDNFSRSRVLGKGGLGTVYKGMLSDGRIVAVKKANIIADSQQVQSFINEVSILSQINHRHIVKLLGCCLETEVPLLVYEYISNGTLSHHLHDEPNSSLFSWENRLRIAAEVAGALAYMHSYASTAIFHRDVKSSNILLDENYKAVVSDFGLSRSVPIDKTHLTTLVGGTFGYLDPEYFRSGKLNEKSDVYAFGVVLAEILTGQKAVSNEDDEGLAFRFRSAVKDDNLFHILDKVVVSEGKEEEILPLAKLAKRCLKIKAHNRPSMKEVAAELDQLRKTKEVPGHQESLWRKYSSVNENCHRFSIGSEAEDDHLLPISF